TCTTTCTTGGCGATGCGACCGACCCCCGTCTCGCTTTCCCCCTCGCCGTCCTCGTCGTCGAGCGGGACCGTGACGACCTGCCGGTTGAACGTGTAGATCTCGTACTCCGGCCGGCCGGTCTCGAAGTTCGACACCTGGATGACCGGGCGCGCGAGGTCCTCCGCGGTGAGCCCCGCGGGCACCTTCACCTCCGTCGTCACGTCGTAGACGGTGTGGACCTCGCCGGCCTCGATGTACACGACGGTGTCGACGATCTGGGGGATCATTCCCAGCTCGACACGACCGACGAGCCGCTGGAGCGCGTCGATGGCGCGGGAGGCGTGGACGACGCCGACCATGCCGACCCCGGCCATCCGCATGTCCGAGAACACCTCGAAGTCGTTCGTCTTCCGCACCTCGTCGTAGATGGTGTAGTCGGGGCGGACCAAGAGGAGGGAGTCGGCCGTGTTCTCCATTTCGCCGCCGAGCGCGCCGTACTGGGTGATCTCCGGGCCGACCTGGAGGTCGCGCGGCTTCTCCATCGTCTTCACCGCGTAGTCGTTCTCGTTTAAGAACTCCGCGACCGCCTGCGCGAACGTCGACTTCCCGGCGCCGGGCGACCCGGAGATGAGCACGCCGCGCTTCCGCTCTTTGAACCGCTCGCGGAGCTCGTCGGCGAACTCGTAGTCGTCGAGCGTCGTCTTCGCGATCGGTCGGACTGCCGTGATCTCGATCCCGTCCGCGAACGGCGGCCGCGCGACCGCGATCCGGTAGTTCCGGAACTGGACGATGTCCATGCCGTCGTCGGCGAGCTCGATGAACCCCTCGTTGGACTGGCGCGCCAGGTCGACGATCGCGGTCGCCCACTCGTCCATCTGCTCCTCGCTCGTCGGCTCCTCGTCGATGACCTCGTACCGCATCTCGCCGAGGCTCCCGCGCTTCGCCTTCGGCTTCGTCCCCGTCTTGAGGTGGACCGACATCGTCTCGTCGGTGAAAAAGTCCTGAATCGGGAGCTCGTCGACGACGCCGCGGGCGACCGGCTCGACGTACTCGACGTCGACCCCCTTCGCGCGGGCGACCTCCGCCTGCACCACGTCGCTGGAGAGGAGCGTGGCGCCGTGGTCGACGGCGAGGTCCCGGATCAGGGCGTCGACGTCGCCCTCGTGGGCGTGCGAGCGAGCGTCGCCGCCGGCGCGCTCGCCGACGTACCGCAGCTCGATCGTCCCCTCGTCGGCGAGGTCGGCGAGGCGCTTGAGCTCGCTCAGACCGTCCCACCCCGATTCGAGCCCGTCGTTCGCCTGCGACTCCAGCTCGCCGACGACGGCCTCGGGGACGAGCACCGTCGCCCCCTCGTAGGTCCCGTCCGCGACGCGTTCGGACACGCGGCCGTCGACGACCGCACTGGTGTCCGGTACTACGTTCATACCGCCGTTCCGGGCGGGAGCGGTATAAGCGTGTTCGACCCGGCCGGCACCCCCGTCCGCGGGGTCGAAACCGCTCCGCGACCGACGCGACGCAGACGAGAGAAGCGACCGACTGCGACCGTCGCGCCGCGGCCCCTCAGTCGTCGGCCGCCGCCCGCGACCCCCGTTCCGCCCGAAGCCGCCGGGCGTACTCGGTGAAGTTGTCGAACAGGCCCTTCACCTCGCAGGCGGCGTCGTGCGCCGCCGGGGTGATCGCCTCGAGGACGGCGTCGACCCGCGCGTCGCCGAGCCGCTCCCGTTTCCCCTCGGTGACCTCCCGAGCGGTGTCGACGTCGTACTCCGGGTGGAACTGCACGCCCCAGCAGTGGCCGTCGCGGAAGGCGTGGACGCCGTGGTCGTTCTCGGCGAGCAGCGTCGCGCTCGGCGGGAGCTCGACCACCGCGTCGCCGTGGGTGGTGAACGCGGTGAACTCCTCGCTCACCCCGTCGAACAGCTCGTCGTCGCCGCGTCGGCGCACCGAATTATACCCGATCTCGAAGCCGTCCATTCCCGCCACGCGTCCGCCGAGCGCCTCGGCGAGCACCTGGTGGCCGTAACAGACGCCGAGCACCGGGACGCCGGCCGCCGCGGCGTCCGCGACGTAGTCGACGAGCGCGGGGATCCACGCCTCGTCCCAGTAGACGGACGACCGCGAGCCGGTGACCACCACGCCGTCGAAGTCGGTGTGTTCGGGGAGGTTCCCCTCGGTCGCGTCGAACTCGACGAGGTCGGCGTCGAGCTCCCGCCGGAAGTTCCGCCGGGTGTCGGCGCCGTCGTGGGCCGCGTTCAGCAGGGCGAACCGAAGCCGTGTCATTGACCCCACCGAGGCGCGACGGACGCAAAACGGTTGCGGCGACGGGAAGCGCTACCGGCGTCGGGGAGGGCACGGTCGGGGGCACCCGGGAACGCGGCCGGGCGCGGTTGCGACGCTCGGAGAGCCGGGCCGGATCCTACCCCGAGAACGGGTCGGCACCGTGCTCCGCGAGCCACCCGGCCAGCGCGTCGTTGACCGCGGCCGACGCCTCGACGCCGACGAGGTGGCGCGCGCCCTCGACCGCGCGGAGTTCGCCGCGAGGGAGCCCCTCGGCGAGTGTCTCCGACGCCGGTGCCGGGCACACGGTGTCGTCCGTCCCGTGGACGACGAGCGTCGGCGTCGTGACCTCGTAGAGCCGGTCAGCGACGTCGAACGACTCGACGGCCGCGCGGTGGGCCTCGAACGTCTCGCGGCCGGCGTCCTCCGCGAGCCGCCACTCTGCGATCCGCCGGATCGCGTCGGGGTGCGTCTCGCGGAAGTCGACGGAGAGCAATCCGTGGAGCGATCCCTCCACCGCCGCGGGGTCCGAGGGGTCGGCCCACACGGCGTCGGGTTTGAAGGCGTCGCCGGAGGGCGGCGTGCCGATGACCGTCAGGCTCGCCGGGCGCGAGGAGGCGAGCGCGGCCGCGAGCGCGACCATCCCGCCGAGCCCGTAGCCGACGAGGTGGGCGTTCCGGACTCCCTCAGCGGCGCACACCGCGTCGACGTCGGCGGCGAGGTCCGCGACCGCGTACGGGCCGGGCGGCGCGTCGGAGTCGCCGACGCCGCGCGTCTCGGGCGTGATCACCGTGTGCGGCCCCGCGAGCGCGGCGTGCTGCCAGCCGAACTGCCAGGCGCCGAGCCCGACGTCGCCGCAGAAGACCACCGCCTCGTCGGGGGCGCCGGCGTCGGGCGCGTCGACCTCGTAGCGGATCGAGACGCCGCCGTTGTTCGCGTGTGGCATGTTGGGGAGTATCGGGCGCGAGTGCGTCGCTCAGGCCTCCTGCAGGTTCCGAAGCACGTCCGGCGCCGCCGCGAGCGCGTCGTCGAGGGCGTCGACGTCGGGGCCCCCGCCCTGCGCGAAGTCCGGCGGTCCGCCGCCGCCGCCGCCGACGCGACCGGCGAGCTCGGCGACGACCTGGCCGGCGTTGACGTCGACGCCGTCCGGGACGCCGACGACGAAGCTCGCGGAGCCGTCGGCCCCGCTGCCGACGACCGCGACCTTCCCGTCCTCGACGTGGGCGTTCGCGGTCGCGCGCAGCTCGTCGGCGTCACCGTCGAGCCGCTGGATCACCGCCGTGGCGCCGCCTAAGTCGACCTCTTCGACGTCGGCGCCGCCGGAGGCCCGCGCGGCCGCGAGCTCCTCTTTCAGGGACTCGATCTCCTTGCCCCGCGCCTTCCACTCCTCGAAGAACCGCTCGGCCGTCTCGGGGACGTCGAGCGGGTCGACGTCGAGCACGTCGGCCGCGTCGTACAGCGCGTCCTCCGTGCGCTGGGTCGCCTCGATCGCCGCGCCGCCCGCGGCGAACACGATGCGCTCGACGCCGTCCTGCACCGGCTCCGTCTTCAGCACCTTCACCGCGCCGATCTCGCCGGTCCGATCGACGTGAGTGCCCGCACACGCCTGCACGTCGGCGTCGCCGACGTGGATCAGCCGGACGTTCGTTCCCGGCGGGACGCCGCCCTGGTAGAGGTCGAAGCCGTGTTCGGCCTCGGCCTCGTTGCGGTCGGGCCACTCCTGGCGCACGGGCACGTCGTCGCGGACGAGCTCGTTGGCGACGCGTTCGATCCGCTTGACGTCCTCCCGGGTGATCCGGTCGTAGTGGCGGACGTCGAGCCGCGAGGAGTCGATCCCCTTCTGCGCGCCGGCCTGCCGGACGTGCTCGCCGAGCACCTGGCGGGCAGCATGGCCGATCAGGTGCGTCGCCGTGTGGTGCGCGCGGAGCCGGTCGCGGCGCTCGCCGTCGACCTGCCCCCTGACGAACTCGCCCTTGCCGGGGTCGGCGTCGGTCCGGTGGAGCACGACGCCCGCCTCCTCCTGCACGTCGACGACGTCGACCGTCGTCTCGCCCACCGTGAGCTGCCCGCGGTCGGCGGGCTGGCCGCCGCCCTCGGGGTAGAACATCGTCTGATCGAGAACGACGTCGTACCCCTCCTCGCGCTCGAACACGTCGAGGACGACCGCCTCGAACTCGGTGCGGCCCTGGTCGTCGTAGAACAGCTTCTCCGTCTCCGGGAGGCTGCCGAGCCGCTCGTCGGCCTCGTCCCCGGCCTCGTCGGCGTCCGCCTCCTCGTGGCGGTCGGCGACGAGCGCGTAGAAGTCGTCCGGCACGTCGACGGTCGCGCCGCGCTCCTCGGCGATGTCGGCGACCATGTCCGGCTGGATCCCGTGGGAGTCGTACAGCTCCAAGAGCGTCTCGGTCGGGATCGGCTCGCCGGTGCCGGCGTACTCGTCGGCGAGCGACTCGACCTTTCGGGAGCCGCGCTCGAGCGTCTCCCGGTACTTCCGCTCCTCGGTGCGGACGATCTCGCGGATCGTGTCGCGGTTCTCGTAGCCGAGCCGCTCCGCCTGCATGTCGACGAGCTCGTCGAGGGGGGCGTCGACGTCGACCTCGTCGACGAGCCGCTTCGTCCGCCGGAGCACCATCCGGGCGAGGTAGCCCGTGCCGACGTTCGAGGGGACGATCCCGTCGCCGAACATGTACGCGAGCGTCCGCGAGTGGTCGGCGATCGCGTAGATGGATTCGAGGGGCTCGACGAGCTCGCGGAGGCGGTCGACGTCGACGTCGAGCCGGTCGGCGATCTCGCCGCGCGCGGCCTCCACGTCGTCGACGTCGTCGATGTCGAGCCGCCCGGAGAGCTTCGCGGCGCGGTGGACCAGCTTCCGTTCCTCCTCGGTGTGTTCGATCCCCGCGTTCTCCTTCAGGAACTCGATCGCGTCGGGGTACACCGCCTCGTAGACGGTCGCCGTCCCCTGGCTCATCCACGTCCACCGCTCTAACCCGTAGCCGGTGTCGACGATGTACGTGTCCATGAACGAGTACGTGTTCCCGTCTTTCATCTCGTACTCGCCGTCGGGGTCCCGCTCCATGCACATGAAGACGAGCGTCGCCAGCTCGGCGCCCTTGTAGATCACTTCGATCGCCGGCCCGGCGTTGCCGCCGCCGACCCACGGGTCCTCGATGTAGGTGATCTCATCCAGATCCGCGCCGAGGCTCTCGAACAGCTCGTCGCAGTAGGCGACCGTCTCGTCTTTCCAGTACACCTCGCCGTGGTAGGCGTACTCGTCCTCGTCGACCTCCTCGCGCGTGTTGAACGCGTGGTGGGCCATCATCTCGAACGCCATCGTGTGCCGGCCCGTCTTGCCGACGTTGTCGATGTCCTGCATCCGGATGCAGGGCTGCGAGATGGTGAGCGGGTTCGCCGGCGGCGGCGTCCGCCCCGAGGTGACGAGCGGCTGGAAGTCGTAGATCGACGCCTGCGTCAGGAGGACGTCGTCGCGCCAGCGGTTCGCCGCGACCGGGTACGGGTCGATCCGCTCGTGGTCGTGCTCCTCGAAGAAGGAGAGGAACGCCTCCCGCATCTCCGACAGCGAGTACGGCTCCGGAAAGCCGGGGTCGTCGATGAAGCTGTAGTCCTCACAGGGCGGCTCCCCGCAGAGCTCGCGGTCGCCGTCCCGGGTCCAGAAGTGCGCCCCACAGGAGGGACACTCCTTCCGGACGAACCCCTCCTCCTCGAAGTAATCGAGGCGGTACTCCGCTTCGAGATCGCTCATTAGGGGAACGTGACCCGTGTTCGTGCAAAAGGGTTCCGGGGTGGGTCGCGGCCGAGCGCTCGAATCCGACCGCGCCCGAGTCGCCCAGCCGGCCGCGCGCGTCCGAAACGACCTTAGGCCGCGCGCTCGCCTCTCCGGTATGGTCGAGAACGTCGTCTATCCCGCGTACTTCGACGCCGAGCGGTCGCGATCGGATGGCCGCCGCGTTCCGATGGACCTCGCGATCTCCGAGCCCACCGTCGACGAGATCGCCAAGGCGGTCCAGCAGGTGGGCTACGACGCGGTGATCGAACGCGACAAGACGTACTCCCGCGAGTTCGAGCCGCGGGGCGCGGTGGTCGTGCGCGGCACCGAAGACACCGCGAAGAACGACCTCGTGCAGGCGGTCGCCGCCTACCTCGGGGTTATGCGGGAGTGACGATGCGACGCGTCGGTACCGTCGTCCGCACCGCCGGCGGGCTCGCGATCGCCCGCGGCGACCGCGGCGAGGAGCCCCCCCGGATCGGCTCGGCGGTCGTCGACGAGTCGCTGTCGACGGTCGGCCGCGTCGTCGACGTGTTCGGTCCCGTCGACCGGCCGTACGTGGCGGTCACCCCGAACGACGGCGACGGCCTCGCCGCGCTCGTCGGCGGGAAGCTGTACGCGCGCTGACTCAGTCTCCGGCCGACGCCTCGCTCGTTCCGGCCGCCGCCTTCCCTTTCCCGGCCGACGCGCCTCCGTCGACGACGTCAAAGTCCGCCAGCGTCTTCGTCGAGCGGACGAGCCGCTCCGAGACCATCAGCTTCTCCGTGCGGTCCAGCCGCGCCCAGTCGAGTTCCGCGGGCGGCGACTCCTCGAACGCTCGGAACTGCTGAAACACCGCGTCGTTGACGAACCGCTCGAACGAGCCGCAGTTCGGACACGTCACCGAGAGATGCGACGTGTCGAACTCCCGGCTCACGGTGTGATCCAGACAGTTCAGACAGCGGTACGTTCGGGTCCTGCTCATACACAAACGAAGGCGCCGGACGCGGGAATACCTGCGGGTACCGGACGGACGGTTACTCGGAAAGAACGAAGAAGCGGGGAGGGAACCGCGAGGCCGCTAGAACAGCGCCGACGCGGCCGCTTCGGCGGTCTCGATGACCGGACCGAAGCCGGGCAACAGCAGCACCGTCGCGACCGCCGCGAAGACGACCGCGGCGTACAGCGCCGTCGGCCGCACGTCGATCGCGTCCAGCGCGGTCGGCGACGCGGGGTCGTCGATGAACAGCGCCTTCACGACCCGGCTGTAGTAGTACAGCGAGATCACGCTGTTGACGGCGCCGATCGCCGCCAGCCACAGGAAGCCGTTGTCGATGGCGCCCATGAACAGGAAGTACTTCGAGAAGAACCCGGCGAACGGCGGGAGCCCGGCCAGCGAGAACATGAACACGGCCATCGCCGTCGAGGCGACGGGCGCGCGCTCGGCCAGCCCGGCGTAGTCCTCGAAGGTCCGGCCGACGTCCCACCGCTCCGCCATCGCGACGAAGAGGAACGCGCCGGTGTTCATGAAGCCGTAGACGAGCAGGTGCGCCATCGCCGCGCCCATCACCGCGCCGTTGCCGCTCCCGTCCGCGGAGAGCGCCGCGACGCCGATGAGCGCGTAGCCCGCGTGACCGATCGAGGAGTACGCGAGCATCCGCTTGACCTCCTCTTGGACCGCCGCCGCGAAGTTGCCCAGCGTCATCGTCACGGCCGCGAGGATGCCGAATGCGAGCACCCAGTTGATGTTCGCGGAGAGCGACGCGCCGACCGGGAACGCCTCCGTGAACACGCGGAACGCGACCACGAAGCCGGCCGCCTTCGACGCCGACGAGAGGAACGCGCTCACGGGCGCGGGCGCGCCCTCGTACGCCTCCGGCGCCCAGAAGTGGAACGGGACGGAGGCGGTCTTGAACGCGACGCCGCCGAGGATCATCACGATCCCGAGGCCGGCGATCCCGCTGCGGCTGCCGATCCCGTCGGTGTCGGAGGCGATGTCGCCGAGTACCCCGGCGACCTCGCCGAGCATCAGCGATCCCGTGGCCGCGTACACCAGCGAAATGCCGAACAGGAAGATCGCCGAGGAGAGCGCGCCAACGAGGAAGTACTTCAGCCCCGCCTCGACGCTCCCGCGGTTCTGCTTGAGGAACGCGACGAGCACGTACGACGGCAGCGACACCATCTCTAAGGCGACGAACACGACCGCCAGCGAGTTCGCGACCGCGAGCAGCGACATGCCGGTCGCCGCGAACAGCGTCAGCGAGTAGAACGTCGCCGGGTTCGGGTGGTCGTGGAAGTAGTCGTGGGCCGCGACGACGACGAGCGACGTCACGGACGCGAAGATGGCGGTGAAGAACAGCGCCATGGTGTCCACCTTGACCGCGTCGGCGAACAGCAGGATCGCGCCGCCGGTGTCGCCGCTCCCCGTGCCGGAGGCGACGAACCAGACTGTCGCGGCCAGCGACGCCAGCGCGCCGAGTGCGCTCACGACCGCCATAGAGGTGTTCGACCGGGTGTCGGGGCGGAAGGTGTCGACGAGCAGCAGCGCGAGCCCGGTGAAGCCGAGCAGCAGCACCGGCAGCAGCGCCGTCACCTGCGGGAGCGTATTAACCATCGACGCTCACCCCCTCGACCACGGGAACGGCGGCGTCGCGGATCATCTCGAAGAAGATGTCCGGCGCGACGCCGAGGACGATGATCGCCACCAGAAGCACCGCGAGCGGGGCGACGTCGTGGAACGGCGCCGGACCCACGTCGTAGTCGGTCGCGAGCTCGAACGGCCCGAACAGCGTGCTCTGCATCGCCGACAGTAGGTAGCCGGCGACGATGACGATGCCGAACATCGCGAGCGCCGTGAACAGCGGCGCGTACGGGAGCGCCGGCGCGGAGAACGAGCCCACGAAGATGAAGAACTCGCCCGCGAAGCCGGCCATCAGGGGGAGCCCCATGTAGCCGAACGCGCCGGCGACGAGGATGCCGACCGTGACAGGCATCCGGTCGGCCATCCCGGCCATGTCGCCGACCATCCGCGTGTGAGTCGCGTTGTAGACGACGCCGACCGCCATGAACATCAGCCCCGAGATGAGGCCGTGCGCGACCATCTGGAACGTCGCGCCGCCGACGCCGTACTCGGTGAACACGATGAGTCCGAGGATGACGTACCCCATCGACGAGACGGAGGAGTAGGCGACGATGCGCTTGAGGTCCTTCTGCGCGAGCGCTAACATCGCGCCGTAGATGACGCTGATGACGGCGATCGCCGCGATCGGGATCGCGAGCGCGGACGCCTGCTCCGGGAGCATCGTGAAGTTGAACCGGAGCAGCGCGTACGTCCCCATCTTCAGGAGGACGCCCGCCAAGAGCACCGACACGGGCGTCGGCGCCTCGACGTGAGCGTCCGGCAGCCACGTGTGGAACGGGACGATCGGGACCTTCACCGCGAACCCGAGGAACATCGCGAGGAACGCGACCATCGCGATCCGGCCCGGAGAGATGCCGAACCACGTCTCGAGGCCGCCGTTCGCGATCGCCGCTGTGATCTCCGGGAGCGCGAACGAGCTCACGGAGTCGCCGAGCGCGAACACGAGGCTCATGAACCCGATGAACATCAGCAGCGACGCCGCGTTCGTGTAGACGAAGAACTTGATCGCTGCGTACTTCCGCCGGGGGCCGCCCCAGATGCCGATGAGGAAGTACATCGGAACGAGGACGGCCTCCCAGAAGACGAACCAGAGGAAGAAGTCCAGCGCGGTGAACACGCCGAGGAGGTTCGCCTCCATGAACAGCATGAGCCCGTAGAACTGGCTCTGCCGCAAGTCGATCGGCGTCCACGCGCTGAGGATCGCCAGCGGGACGAGGAACGTCGTCAACACGACGAGCGGGAGGCTGATGCCGTCCAGCCCGACGAACCACGAGACCGAGCGGCCGCCGACTTCCAGCCACTCGATCTGCGTTTGGTAGGCGATCTCGCCGCCCGTGAGGGCGTTGCCGGAGCCGTCGAAGCCGGACCAGAGGTATAACGACCCGAGGAACGGGATCAGGCTCAGCGCGAACGCGAGCCGACCCGCCCACTCGTTCGGCGAGAGCATCACGAGGAGCGCGCTCGCGAACGCGACCGCGATGAGCGCCTCGACTATCACAGGAACCACCCCCCGGTGGCGCCGAGCACGAGAATCAGCGCGACCAGCCCCAGCGTGAGCAGCGCGGCGTACTGCGAGACGACGCCGTTCTGCAGCTTCCGGATCCGGTCACCGCCGATGAGACTCACCGAGGAGACGCCGTTGACGACGCCGTCGACGATCCCCTGATCGAAGGTGTCGGCGCCGCCGGCGACGTCCTCGGTGCGATACGCGAGCCATACCTGCAGTTCGTCGAGGTAGTAGTTGTTGTACAGCACGTCTTTGATCCCGCCGAGTTTCGCCGTGTGCTCCGTCGGCGACGGAACGTTGTAGAGCCGCCACGCCACCAGCAGACCGGTCAGCGCCAGTCCGAGCGAGACGGCCGCACCGACGAGCACCGTGGCGACCTCGCCGCCGACGATGTACTCGCTACTGTACGGTCCGATGTCGCCGTAGTGGTGCGAGGAGAGCCCCTCGATGCCGCCCCACTCGTTGTCGAGCCAGCGGTGGAGCAGGTCGATCCCCTCGAGGCCGAGGACCTTCTGGACCGGCACCATGTTGATGAGACCGGTGACGACCGCGAGCGAGCCGAGGACCGCCAGCGGCCCCTTCACGTTCCAGCGAACGGGTTCGGGGTCGCGCGCGGTGTCGCTACGCGGCTCGCCGTGGAAGGTCAAGAACACCATCCGGAAGGTGTAGAAGGCGGTGACGGGGACCGCGAGCAGCCCCATCAGGTAGCCGCCGAACAGCAGCGGCTCGCCGGGCGCGTGGACGAGCGCCTCGTAGAGGATCTCGTCTTTCGACCAGAAGCCGGCGAACGGGAAGATGCCCGCGAGCGCCAGCGACCCGGCCAGGAAGGTGTAGTAGGTGACGGGCATCTTCGATTTGAGCCCGCCCATGTCCCACATGTCCTCGTTGTGGTGCATCGCGATGATCACCGCGCCCGCGCCGAGGAACAGCAGGGCCTTGAAGAACGCGTGCGTGGTCAGGTGGAACACCGCGGCCACGTAGCCGCCCGCGCCGAGCGCGAGCATCATGTAGCCGTACTGCGAGATGGTGGAGTACGCGAGCACCTGCTTCAGCTCGTCTTTGACGACGCCCATCGTCGCCGCGAACAGCGCGGTGAAGCCGCCGATGAAGGCGATCACCGCGAGCGTCGTCGGCGTCAGCGCGTAGAAGCCGTACATCCGCGCGACGAGGTAGACGCCGGCCGCGACCATGGTCGCGGCGTGGATCAGCGCGGAGACGGGCGTCGGGCCTTCCATCGCGTCGGGGAGCCACGTGTGCAGCGGGAACTGCGCCGACTTCCCGACGACGCCGCCCAGAACGAGCAGGCCGACGACGGTGAGCCACGTCTGCAGCTCGACGCCGCCGGGCGTCCACGCGACCGACCCCTCGCCGGCGAGCGCCGCCTCGGCGAGCGCCGGGAACGACTCCGGCCCGGCGAACTGCGCCGTACCGAACGTCCCGATGACGGCGACGACGCCGACGAGGAAGAAGTAGTCGCCGAAGCGGGTGACGAGGAACGCTTTCTTCGCCGCCGACGGCGGGCCGGGCTCACGGAAGTGGAACCCGATGAGCAGGTACGAGCAGAGCCCGACGAGCTCGAAGAACATGAACGCCATCAGCAGGTTGTCGGCGACGACGAAGCCGAGCATCGACGCCGTGAACAGGCCGAGCCCGGCGTAGTAGCGCGGCAGGCCCGTCTCGCCCTCGTCGTTCATGTAGCCGAGCGAGAACACGTGCACGAGCAGCGCGACGAGCGTCACGATGACGAGCATGAGCGCCGACAGCGGGTCGACGAGGAGCCCGAAGGAGAGCTCGACGTCCGTCGGGCCGATCCCGCCGGCGCTCGCCCACGTGTAGATGGTTCGGTTCGCCGCCGCGCCGCCCGCGACCGTCGCGAGCACCCACAGCGAGAGCAGGAACGAGCCCGCCGTCGCCGCGATGCCGCCGAACGCGCCTCCCTTGGGGAGGTACTTGCCGGCGCCGAGCGCGATCAGGAACGAGAAGAACGGGAGGAGTACGATCGCCGGAACGTATGAGAACACGTCTATCATGTTACCACCTCATCTCCGTTGGGACGGTCACGTCGGTGACCCCGAAGTTGCGGTACAGCACCAGGATGATGCCGATACCGATCGCGACCTCCGCGGCGGCGAGCGCGATGACGAACAGCGCGAACACCTGCCCCGTGAGGTCGCCGTAGTACAGCGCGAAGGCGACGAAGTTGATGTTCGCCGCGTTCATCATGAGCTCGACGCTCATCAGGAAGTACAGCGCGTCGCGCCGCGTGAGTATGCCGAACAGGCCGATACAGAAGACGGCGGCCGAGAGCAGCAGGTACCACTCCGGCGGGATCGAGGAGGCGACGGCGGTCACTGCCGCTCACCTCCGTCGGTGAACGCCTGCCCCACCGCGGCGATGATCGAGCCGCCCTCCTCGCGTTTCGCCAGGTACACCGCGCCGTCGACGGCGACGTCGAGGGCGACCGCGGCGATCAGGAACGCGGCGAGGAACCCCTCGGAGGGGATCGTCGCGACGTCGTACTCGCCGAGGTTGAAGAGGGCGTACCCGATGTTGTGGACGACAGACGCGTCGGCCGGGAAGCCGGCTCCCGCCGACGCGAAGTCGGCCGAAAGCGCCGTCAGGGCCATCGTGGCGAAGAGAAGCCCGACCACAGCGGCGGGGACGACGCGTCCGCCCCGGCCCGAGTCGTCGTCGCTCATGCGCTATTCACCTCCGTTTCCGTGTCCGATCGCGTGAGCATCACGGCGAACGTGACCAAGATCAGAACCCCGCCCACGTAGACGAGGATCTGCATGGCGGCGATGAACTCCGCCTGTAACATCACGTAGTGCACCGCGACGCTCGTCAGGGCTCCGCCCAGCAGCAGCGCGGCGTGGAACACGTCGCGCGCCAGGACGACCCCGAGGCCGAACGCCAGCGTGACCGCGGCGAACAGCCCGAACGCGATGGTAGCATAAACCATTGTGTTTGTCTCCTATGAGAGTCCCTTTGAAGATTTCGAGACGCGCCCGCTACTGGTAGTCGACCTCGCCGTCGCCCTCCCCGATCCACGCGCCGCGATCGGGGTTCCGGGACTCCAGCGGGTCGATTCCCTTGTACCACGGGACGTTCTTGAGCTGTTCTTTGTTGAACACGAAGTCGTCCTTCGTGTCCGCGGTGAACTCGAAGTTCTGCGTCAACAGGATGGCGTCGACGGGGCAGACCTCCTCGCAGAGCCGGCAGTAGATGCACTGCCCGATGTGGAGGTTGTACTGCTCCCCGTTGCGCTGGTCGTCCTGCACGATCTGGATCGTGTCGTTCGGACAGACGTTCTCGCACTGGCGGCACCAGATGCACCGCTCCTGGCTGAACTTGTGGACCCCGCGGAAGCGCGGGCTCACCTCGGGCGCGTCCTCCGGGTATTCCACCGTGAACGTCGACCCGTCCAGCGCGTGTTTCATCGTCGTCGCCATGGATTTCATGAGTCCGATCATGTTACGCGATCACCCCCACGATTACGGCCGTGAGCACCAGGTTCGCGAACGACAGCACCAGCATTCCCTTCCAGCCGATCTCGATCAGCTGGTCGATACGGACGCGCGGCA
Above is a window of Halorubrum depositum DNA encoding:
- a CDS encoding NuoI/complex I 23 kDa subunit family protein, producing MIGLMKSMATTMKHALDGSTFTVEYPEDAPEVSPRFRGVHKFSQERCIWCRQCENVCPNDTIQIVQDDQRNGEQYNLHIGQCIYCRLCEEVCPVDAILLTQNFEFTADTKDDFVFNKEQLKNVPWYKGIDPLESRNPDRGAWIGEGDGEVDYQ